One Meriones unguiculatus strain TT.TT164.6M chromosome 5, Bangor_MerUng_6.1, whole genome shotgun sequence DNA segment encodes these proteins:
- the LOC110560627 gene encoding taste receptor type 2 member 104-like: MLSAVGGVLLFVATGEAVMGVLGNTFIAVVNLTDYAKNKTLSKICFILTGLATSRICLIWIITVDTYTKLFSTHTLSYGTLYEYINYLWVIMNHLSIWFATSLSIIYFLKIANFSHYAFIWLKRRADGIFIFLIGCLFVSLLIDTPQIVKMFNDKKMQYRNVSWFIHLQTKELLINHIIFQFGIVFYFLLSATTCLLLIISLWRHNKQMQSNFSGFQDLNTKAHVKAMKVLIPFIILFTLYFVGLAIEILGFFWHELLFLFGVIIMFMYPCCHSFILILANNQLKRSSLRFLQQLKHCNIGDLRRK, translated from the coding sequence ATGCTAAGTGCAGTGGGAGGTGTTCTCCTCTTTGTTGCCACTGGTGAAGCTGTGATGGGAGTTTTAGGGAACACATTCATTGCAGTTGTGAACCTCACAGACTATGCCAAGAACAAGACGCTTTCTAAGATTTGCTTCATTCTCACTGGCTTGGCAACTTCCAGGATTTGTCTCATATGGATAATAACTGTTGACACATACACAAAGTTATTCTCCACACATACACTTTCCTATGGCACACTGTATGAATACATCAACTACCTCTGGGTAATTATGAACCACCTGAGCATCTGGTTTGCCACTAGCCTCAGCATCATCTATTTTCTGAAGATAGCAAATTTTTCTCACTATGCTTTTATCTGGTTGAAGAGGAGAGCTGATGGAATTTTTATCTTTCTAATAGGATGCTTGTTTGTCTCATTGCTTATTGATACTCCACAAATTGTGAAGATGTTTAATGATAAAAAAATGCAATATAGAAACGTTTCCTGGTTCATTCACCTACAAACAAAAGAGTTACTTATTAACCACATCATTTTTCAGTTTGGAATTGTTTTCTACTTTTTGCTATCTGCCACTACGTGTCTCCTGTTGATCATTTCCCTCTGGAGACACAACAAGCAGATGCAATCCAATTTCTCAGGATTccaagacctcaacacaaaagcTCATGTGAAAGCCATGAAGGTTTTAATTCCTTTTATCATCCTCTTTACCTTGTATTTTGTAGGTTTGGCCATAGAAATATTAGGCTTCTTTTGGCATGAACTGCTGTTTCTTTTTGGTGTGATAATTATGTTCATGTATCCCTGCTGTCACTCATTTATTCTAATTCTGGCAAACAACCAACTGAAGAGAAGTTCTTTAAGATTCTTGCAGCAGTTGAAGCACTGTAACATTGGAGATCTTAGAAGAAAATAG